From a region of the Triticum aestivum cultivar Chinese Spring chromosome 7D, IWGSC CS RefSeq v2.1, whole genome shotgun sequence genome:
- the LOC123164468 gene encoding sucrose synthase 1: protein MGEAAGDRVLSRLHSVRERIGDSLSAHPNELVAVFTRLVNLGNGMLQSHQIIAEYNTAIPEAEREKLKDGAFEDVLRAAQEAIVISPWVALAIRPRPGVWEYVRVNVSELAVEELSVPEYLQFKEQLVEGSNKDFVLELDFEPFNASFPRPSLSKSIGNGVQFLNRHLSSKLFHDKESMYPLLNFLRAHNYKGMTMMLNDRIRSLSALQGALRKAEEHLSGLPADTPYSDFHHRFQELGLEKGWGDCAKRAQETLHLLLDLLEAPDPSTLEKFLGTIPMVFNVVILSPHGYFAQANVLGYPDTGGQVVYILDQVRAMENEMLLRIKQQGLDITPRILIVTRLLPDATGTTCGQRLEKVLGTEHTHILRVPFRTESGIVRKWISRFEVWPYLETFTEDVAHEISGELQANPDLIIGNYSDGNLVACLLAHKMGVTHCTIAHALEKTKYPNSDLYWKKFEDHYHFSCQFTTDLIAMNHADFIITSTFQEIAGNKDTVGQYESHMAFTMPGMYRVVHGIDVFDPKFNIVSPGADMSIYFPYSESQRRLTSLHPEIEELLYSDVDNNEHKYVLKDRNKPIIFSMARLDRVKNLTGLVELYGKNPRLQELVNLVVVCGDHGNPSKDKEEQAEFKKMFDLIEQYNLNGHVRWISAQMNRVRNAELYRYICDTKGAFVQPAFYEAFGLTVIEAMTCGLPTFATAYGGPAEIIVNGVSGYHIDPYQGDKASTLLVEFFEKCQVDPSHWTKISQGGLQRIEEKYTWKLYSERLMTLTGVYGFWKYVSNLERRETRRYLEMLYALKYRTMASTVPLAVEGESASK from the exons ATGGGGGAAGCCGCCGGCGACCGTGTCCTCAGCCGCCTCCACAGCGTCAGGGAGCGCATCGGCGACTCCCTCTCCGCGCACCCCAACGAGCTCGTCGCCGTCTTCACCAG GTTGGTCAACCTTGGAAATGGAATGCTGCAGTCCCACCAGATCATCGCTGAGTACAACACCGCGATCCCTGAGGCAGAGCGCGAGAAGCTCAAGGATGGCGCCTTTGAGGATGTGCTCAGGGCAGCGCAG GAGGCGATCGTCATCTCGCCGTGGGTCGCGCTTGCCATCCGTCCAAGGCCTGGTGTCTGGGAGTATGTGAGGGTCAATGTGAGTGAGCTCGCTGTCGAGGAGTTGAGCGTCCCTGAGTACCTGCAGTTCAAGGAACAGCTTGTTGAAGGAAg CAACAAGGACTTTGTGCTTGAGCTTGACTTTGAGCCATTCAATGCCTCCTTCCCTCGCCCTTCCCTGTCCAAGTCCATCGGCAACGGCGTGCAGTTCCTCAACAGGCACCTGTCATCGAAGCTCTTCCATGACAAGGAGAGCATGTACCCCTTGCTCAACTTCCTCCGCGCACACAACTACAAGGGCATG ACTATGATGCTGAACGACAGAATCCGCAGCCTCAGTGCTCTCCAGGGAGCTCTGAGGAAGGCCGAGGAGCATTTGTCTGGTCTCCCAGCAGACACTCCATACTCGGACTTCCACCACAG GTTCCAAGAACTTGGCCTGGAGAAGGGTTGGGGTGACTGCGCCAAGCGTGCGCAGGAGACCCTTCACCTGCTCCTCGACCTTCTCGAGGCTCCCGACCCGTCCACGCTCGAGAAGTTCCTTGGCACAATCCCAATGGTGTTCAATGTTGTCATCCTGTCGCCGCACGGTTACTTTGCCCAAGCCAATGTCTTGGGGTACCCTGACACCGGAGGCCAG GTTGTCTACATTCTGGATCAAGTCCGTGCTATGGAGAACGAGATGCTGCTGAGGATCAAGCAGCAAGGCCTCGACATCACACCACGGATCCTTATT GTCACCAGGCTTCTCCCTGATGCAACCGGCACGACCTGCGGTCAGCGTCTTGAGAAGGTCCTCGGTACAGAGCACACCCACATCCTCCGTGTGCCATTCAGAACTGAAAGTGGAATTGTTCGCAAGTGGATCTCTCGTTTTGAAGTCTGGCCGTACCTGGAGACTTTCACTGAA GATGTGGCTCACGAGATTTCCGGAGAGCTCCAGGCCAATCCTGACCTGATCATCGGAAACTACAGCGACGGAAACCTTGTTGCGTGCCTGCTTGCACACAAGATGGGAGTTACTCAT TGTACCATTGCACACGCGCTTGAGAAAACCAAGTACCCCAACTCTGACCTCTACTGGAAGAAGTTTGAGGACCACTACCACTTCTCATGCCAGTTCACTACCGATCTGATTGCGATGAACCATGCTGACTTCATCATCACAAGCACCTTCCAAGAGATTGCTGGAAA CAAGGACACCGTTGGTCAGTACGAGTCTCACATGGCATTCACAATGCCTGGGATGTACCGTGTTGTCCATGGTATCGATGTTTTTGACCCCAAGTTTAACATAGTCTCACCTGGTGCGGACATGTCCATCTACTTCCCATACTCCGAGTCACAGAGGAGGCTCACCTCCCTCCACCCAGAGATCGAGGAGCTGCTCTACAGCGATGTTGACAACAATGAACACAA GTATGTGCTCAAGGACAGGAACAAGCCAATCATCTTCTCGATGGCTCGTTTGGACCGTGTCAAGAACTTGACTGGTCTGGTTGAGCTGTATGGCAAGAACCCTCGCCTGCAGGAACTTGTTAACCTTGTGGTTGTCTGTGGTGACCATGGCAATCCATCAAAGGACAAGGAGGAGCAGGCTGAGTTCAAGAAGATGTTTGACCTTATTGAGCAGTACAACCTGAATGGCCATGTCCGCTGGATCTCAGCCCAGATGAACCGTGTCCGTAATGCTGAGCTCTACCGTTACATCTGTGACACCAAGGGTGCCTTTGTGCAG CCTGCTTTCTATGAGGCTTTTGGGCTTACTGTCATCGAGGCCATGACCTGCGGTCTTCCTACCTTTGCAACTGCATATGGTGGTCCTGCTGAGATCATCGTGAATGGTGTGTCCGGCTACCACATTGATCCCTACCAGGGTGACAAGGCCTCCACTCTGCTTGTTGAGTTCTTTGAGAAGTGCCAGGTTGACCCCAGCCACTGGACCAAGATTTCACAGGGCGGGCTTCAGCGTATTGAGGAGAA ATACACCTGGAAGCTTTACTCTGAGAGGCTCATGACCCTCACTGGGGTGTATGGGTTCTGGAAGTACGTCTCCAACCTTGAGAGGCGCGAGACCCGCCGCTACCTTGAGATGCTGTACGCCCTCAAGTACCGCACCATGGCCAGCACTGTTCCGCTAGCTGTTGAGGGAGAATCAGCAAGCAAGTGA